AATCAAACCGGCTAAGAACCAAACCCTCTTTTTCAATCTTTTCAATGAGTCCTGCATTCACCGCGGGATAGCGAATATCCAAACCCGTTGCAACAACGGCAATGGTATTTGAAAATCCGGCTCCTTTGTGTGCCAAAGCATCCACTCCCATGGCAGCGCCACTGACAACAACATACCCTTTCTGGGCCAAAGCAGCAGCGAGCTGTATGGTTTTGGCTTTGGTATAGCTGTTTGGCCTTCGAGTCCCTACGATAGAGACCTTAGGTCTTTGTAAAAGTTGCAGATCCCCCTTATAGTAGTGTTTTACACCTTCTATCTCAACCAAAATAGACTCTCCAAACCGTAGTGGCCACGACAGTGACGAGGATGACACCAAGCAGATTGACCCAAAAACCTATTTTCGCCATCTCTTTTATCTTGATGACGCGAGAACTCATCACTATCGCATTAGGCGGGGTTGCAATAGGCAACATAAACGCGTAACTTGCCGCAATAGTCGCTGTGAAAAGGATGATAGGGGTCGGAAAATGATGTTGCATACTAAATTCATACAGTATTGGCAAAATAATGGAAGTGAGCGCCGTGTTGCTTGTAATTTCTGTAGCGAAGGAGACGAAAAGAGCAATGATAAAAAGTAAAAGCGGTAAAGAAAACCCGGAAAAAACAGAGAACTCCTTCGCGATTGATTCAGCAAGTCCTGTCTGAATGAAAGCTTTTGCGATCGCAAAACCGGCTCCAAATAAAAAAACGATCTCATAGGGCATCTCTTTGGTATCACTCCATTGTAAGATATCGACCCCGGGGAGAAAGAGCATCAATCCAAAACCCAATAAAAGTATTTTCTCATTCATGCTCCATCCAACAAGAGGTCTAAAAACAGCATTTACCAGCAACAATCCAACGAGCGTACCTAAAATCAAAAGAAGTTTTTTTTGCTCTCTCGTCAATTCTCCTATCGGCTCAAGCGCACATGAAATATCTCTATCTTTAACACGTAATGAGAGAAACCAAGGAACAATCAATAACATGCCAATAACGACAGGTATCGTCAATCCCATCCACTCCAAAAAGGTAGGCTCTTGGATATTCCAATCCTCCAAAAAACCAAGAAGAATAAGGTTTGGAGGCGTCCCTATAGGAGTAAATATGCCTCCGATACTCGCTCCATAAGCAGTCGCCAAAAGATATCGGACTTTCAGTGCAGGGTCTTCAGTCAAAAAAAGAGCGATTGGGACAAGCATGATCGTTACTGTGGTATTGGACAAAAAAGCACTGAGTGTAGCGGAAGTAACCGCCAAGGCATAGATGACTCCCCGAGCACTTTTTGGAAAGAAACGTAATAGTCTATTGGCTATGATTTGGTGCAGGAAGGTTTTTTGCATTCCGATAGCCAGTAAAAATCCTCCTATGAAAAGAAAGATTATCGATTTTGAATAGTTTGGAGCAGTACTCTTCATATCCAAAATGCCAAACAGGGGAAAAAGAATCAGTGGTAGCAGCGATACAACACCAAGTGGCAACGCTTCGCTACTCCAAAGATAAACGAGGGTTGCAACGATGCCCACCAAAAAAGATTGCTTCAAGGTAAAAAGTGTCGAAGAAAGGAAAAAAAGGATTGTTCCAAGCACTATAGAAATCAATATATGCCGCACAGTAACCCTTTATTTGAGAAGACTATCTACATATATTAGTTGAACTTGATTTAAAATATCTTTAGACTTCCGAAGGGCTTTGAGTGTTGCGGGATGGGGATGGCCTATCGCAATGGCAACCCCTCGTTTTTTTGCAAGTGCAACGGCTTGACGCAGCTGATTTTTGATGTAAGCCACATTTTGCTCATTATCCAAAAATACGTTTCTTGCAAGATAGGGTCGTCCAAGCTCTTTATCCAGTTTTGGTACGACGGTCTGCGCCGTCGTTCTACTGTCCAAAAAGACGAAATGGTACTTATCCAGTACCTTATATAATCGTTTCATCGCTTCATAATCCGCCGTAAAGCGGCTTCCCGTATGGTTGTTGATCACTTTCGCTTTTGGAAACTCTTTTCGTATTTTTGCGATAACTCTCTCGATTGTTTGAAGAGAAGATGTGATTCGCAACGTATCTGGTTCTTCATGCAAATAGTGGTTTGCTTCCATCGGTAGATGGATCATGTAATGGGAAAACATCGCCGCATATTGAGGCGTTTTTGGGTGTCTTGGAGATGGAGGAAAGAAGGAAGGATTGATAGGAATCCCAAGATTTTTGATCGTTTTTGCCTGGTATCCATAAGCAACATCGTCGATAATAATGGCAAGTTTTGGTTTATCTGTATCTATGGCTTTTTCATGTTTTTGCTGCAAAATGGAAGGCTCTTTCATCCGTTCACTGTTTCTTTTGTAATCTTCTATTTCTGAAAGTACCGCCTGATGTTTTTTTGCAACGTTACGAACAGTTTTTCTCTTTGGTCTCTTTTTTTGAAGAGTTTTTATTTTGGTCTGTTCAACTCTTTTTGTATACTTCTCTTTAGCCTGTTCGTAGCCTTGTTCGTATCCGAGTGTATAGAGGAAAAAACCCGTTCCAGCAACGCCAAAAAGAAGAAGTGCTATGAGAATGGTATAAAGAAACTCTTTTGAACTCTTTTTTTTCCTCTTTTTTGTGGAGCGTTTTTTAGCCATGAAGCGCATATAACATAGGGAGGAGCCCTATGTTTTAGTTCTTTTCTTGGTCGACGATTTTATTTGCCGTAATCCAAGGCATCATCGCTCGAAGTCGCTTACCCACTTGCTCGATCGGATGTGCTTCACAGTTTCGTCTCTCAGCCGTCATTCTCGGATATCCAGCCATACCTTCAAGGATAAAATCTTTTGCAAATTTTCCGTTTTGGATCTCTTTCAAAATATCCTTCATCGCCTGTCGACTTGCTTCATTGATCACTCTTGGACCACTGACATAGTCTCCATACTCTGCAGTGTTACTGATAGAGTATCTCATGTTTGCCAAACCGCCTTCATAGATAAGATCAACGATGAGTTTGAGCTCATGCAAGCATTCAAAATATGCCATCTCCTCTGGATATCCTGCTTCAGTGAGTGTTTCAAATCCTGCTTGGATTAGGG
The Nitratiruptor sp. SB155-2 genome window above contains:
- a CDS encoding SLC13 family permease, with protein sequence MRHILISIVLGTILFFLSSTLFTLKQSFLVGIVATLVYLWSSEALPLGVVSLLPLILFPLFGILDMKSTAPNYSKSIIFLFIGGFLLAIGMQKTFLHQIIANRLLRFFPKSARGVIYALAVTSATLSAFLSNTTVTIMLVPIALFLTEDPALKVRYLLATAYGASIGGIFTPIGTPPNLILLGFLEDWNIQEPTFLEWMGLTIPVVIGMLLIVPWFLSLRVKDRDISCALEPIGELTREQKKLLLILGTLVGLLLVNAVFRPLVGWSMNEKILLLGFGLMLFLPGVDILQWSDTKEMPYEIVFLFGAGFAIAKAFIQTGLAESIAKEFSVFSGFSLPLLLFIIALFVSFATEITSNTALTSIILPILYEFSMQHHFPTPIILFTATIAASYAFMLPIATPPNAIVMSSRVIKIKEMAKIGFWVNLLGVILVTVVATTVWRVYFG
- a CDS encoding divergent polysaccharide deacetylase family protein, encoding MAKKRSTKKRKKKSSKEFLYTILIALLLFGVAGTGFFLYTLGYEQGYEQAKEKYTKRVEQTKIKTLQKKRPKRKTVRNVAKKHQAVLSEIEDYKRNSERMKEPSILQQKHEKAIDTDKPKLAIIIDDVAYGYQAKTIKNLGIPINPSFFPPSPRHPKTPQYAAMFSHYMIHLPMEANHYLHEEPDTLRITSSLQTIERVIAKIRKEFPKAKVINNHTGSRFTADYEAMKRLYKVLDKYHFVFLDSRTTAQTVVPKLDKELGRPYLARNVFLDNEQNVAYIKNQLRQAVALAKKRGVAIAIGHPHPATLKALRKSKDILNQVQLIYVDSLLK